In Leptospiraceae bacterium, the following are encoded in one genomic region:
- a CDS encoding ATP-binding protein has protein sequence MTAMPKLELVSASKPNTCYACSGLGYYQARTNGELQLCECVNDLCNTCGSEEHDKKRRYIYNATTTKLDNCKCMPFSLEFSRIKKLYDKSNIPSRYRLANLNIETTHDKTASLFLNTDLVREFLEEKEISHRGFYLWGNTGSGKTHVACAILNHLIFKKGIEARYCKVSKDFLEAIKATFTNKDKFWGEVESTSKAIENEFQKVPVLVLDDFGVQKETAWAMEKIYDLIDTRYENRRLTIVTSNKPMESLKGVFENRIYSRLCEMTRELFFEAIDYREMVGGAA, from the coding sequence ATGACAGCAATGCCAAAACTAGAACTAGTATCTGCAAGCAAACCTAATACATGTTACGCATGTTCAGGACTCGGATACTACCAAGCAAGGACAAACGGCGAATTGCAATTATGCGAATGTGTAAATGATTTATGCAATACGTGTGGTAGCGAAGAGCATGATAAGAAGAGGCGATACATTTACAATGCCACAACCACCAAGTTAGATAATTGTAAATGTATGCCTTTTTCATTAGAATTTTCTAGAATTAAAAAACTCTACGACAAATCCAATATTCCAAGCCGATACAGGCTTGCAAATCTAAATATCGAAACTACACATGACAAGACAGCTTCGTTATTCCTGAATACAGATTTAGTCAGAGAATTTCTAGAGGAAAAAGAAATTTCCCACAGAGGATTTTATCTGTGGGGAAACACAGGTAGCGGAAAAACACATGTAGCCTGTGCAATCCTAAACCATCTAATTTTCAAGAAAGGAATCGAAGCTAGATACTGTAAAGTATCAAAAGATTTCCTTGAGGCAATCAAAGCAACTTTTACGAACAAAGATAAATTTTGGGGTGAAGTAGAATCTACGAGCAAAGCAATCGAAAACGAATTCCAGAAAGTTCCCGTGCTAGTATTAGATGATTTCGGAGTCCAGAAAGAAACAGCATGGGCGATGGAAAAGATTTACGATTTGATTGATACTCGTTACGAAAACCGACGACTAACAATTGTTACATCTAACAAACCAATGGAATCTTTAAAAGGAGTTTTCGAAAATCGCATTTACTCACGATTATGCGAAATGACTAGAGAATTATTTTTTGAAGCTATCGACTATCGTGAGATGGTAGGAGGTGCAGCGTGA